The Dyadobacter sp. 676 DNA window GCCCGCACCGCGCGGGCGAAATTATCCGGGCTGCCGGGCTGGAAATCGTGTCCTACGTTCGTGGTGGTTTTTTCCCGCACACGAGCAGCGCCGGGCGCGCACAGGCGATCGACCATAACCGCAAACTACTCGAAGAAGCCGCAGCTTTGGGAGCGCCCATGATCGTGCTCGTTTGCGGCGCTTCGCCGGATCAGCCGCTGGAAATTTCCCGCGACCAGATCCGCGAGGGCATTGCGGCCATTTTACCGCTGGCGGAAAAACTGGGCGTAAAACTGGCTATCGAGCCGCTGCACCCCATGTACGCAGCCGATCGATCCGCCATTAACACTCTGGCGCAGGCTAACGACATGGCCGAACACTTCCAATCGCCTTTTGTAGGAGTAGCAGTTGACGTCTACCATTTATGGTGGGACGGCGACCTGGAAAAGGAAATCGCGCGGTGCGGCGCGAAGGGCAACCTGCTCGCTTATCACGTCTGCGACTGGAAGGTAAATACCATCGACCTGCTGAACGACCGCGGCTTAATGGGTGAAGGATGTATCGATTTGAAAAAGATCCGGGGCTGGGTGGAAGCGACGGGCTTCAATGGCTTTTGCGAAGTGGAGATTTTCTCGAATATCCATTGGGCAAAGGAGCAGCATTTGTTTTTGAGTGAGATTACTGAGGCTTTTCTTAAAACTGTATAAACGACAATGACAACACATACCATTGGCATTATCATGAACGGCGTAACCGGCCGTATGGGTACCAACCAGCATTTATTGCGCTCCATCAAAGCCATTATCGAACAAGGCGGCGTGAAGATTTCTTCCGATGAAGCGATTATGCCGGACCCGATCCTGGTGGGCCGCAACGAGGCCAAGCTCCAGGCGCTTTGCAAACAGTCGGGCGTTCAGAAATACACGACCGACCTCGATTCGGTGATGTCCGATCCGCATTATCAAATCTATTTTGATGCGCAGGTGACCGGTCGGCGTGCGGCGGCTGTGAAAAAGGCCATTCAGGCTGGAAAGCATATTTATTGTGAAAAACCGACCGGTACTACTACCGAAGAGGCATTGGAACTGTATGATCTTGCTACGAAGGCCGGTTTGAAAAACGGTGTGGTACAGGATAAACTCTGGCTGCCGGGTTTGGTAAAACTAAAAAGACTGATGGAAGCCGGCTTCTTCGGAAAAGTCCTTTCGGTACGCGGCGAGTTTGGTTACTGGGTTTTCGAAGGGACCAGCATTCCGGCCCAACGGCCTTCGTGGAACTACCGCAAGGAAGACGACGGCGGTATTATCGTGGATATGCTTTGCCACTGGCGTTACGTACTCGATAACCTGTTCGGAAAAGTAAAAGCCGTTTCCTGTCTGGGCGCAACGCACATTCCCGAGCGCGTGGACGAGAATGGTAACACGTATAAATGTACGGCCGACGATGCCTGCTACGCCACCTTCGAGCTGGAAAGCGACGTGATTGCCCATTTCAACTCTTCGTGGACGGTGCGCGTGCGCCGCGACGACCTGCTCACGCTGCAAGTGGACGGAACGCATGGCTCCGCTGTCGCCGGTCTGCGCGACTGCTACATCCAACATTACGGCAACACGCCGAAGCCCGTCTGGAACCCCGACATTCCACAGCCGATCCCGTTCTTCGACGGCTGGTCGAAAGTGCCTGAGCAGGAGATTTACGACAACGCGTTCAAGGCGCAATGGGAGCTCTTCCTCAAACACATTGTAAAAGACACCCCTTTTCCATGGGATCTGAAAGCGGGTGCCCGTGGTGTGCAGCTCGCCGAGAAGGGCCTCGAAAGTTGGGAAAAACGCCAATGGGTTGATGTGGAGGAACTATGAAAAAGACCGCATTAATCACCGGCGGAAGCCGTGGCATCGGCTTTGGCATTGCCAGGGCGCTAGCCAAAGAAGGATATAACCTGGCCATCAACGGCGTCCGCGACGAAGCCGGCGCTGCGGCGGCACTCAATGAATTGCGGGAGCTCGGCGCCGAAGTAGCCTATTGCCAGGGAAGCATCGCCGATGCCGCCGACCGCGAAGCCATTATCGAAAAGGCCTATTCCGTTTTCGGGCAGATCAACCTGCTTGTCAATAACGCCGGCATAGCGCCCCGCGTAAGGCTCGATGTTCTCGAAACGACCATCGGGAATTACCGGGAAGTAATGACGACCAATCTCGAAGGCCCGTTCTTTTTTACCCAAGCTATCGGCAAACGTATGGCGGCGGCGAAACAGGACAACCATGCATTCGAAGCAGCGATCATTTTCGTCACATCCATCTCGGCTACCGTGGCATCCGTCAATCGGGGTGAATATTGTATTTCAAAAGCCGGGCTTGCGATGACCAACCTGCTTTTCGCCGTGCGGATGGCCGAGTACAATATTCCGGTTTATGAAATCCGTCCGGGTATTATTGCTACGGACATGACTTCCAAAGTACAGGAGAAATACGACAACCTGTTCCAAAGCGGCATTGCATTGCAGCCGCGCTGGGGCACGCCGGAGGACGTCGGCAAGGCAGTGGCTTCGCTAACAAGAGGCGATTTCCCCTACTCCACCGGCCAGGTAATCGGCGTGGACGGCGGAATGCTGATCGACAGATTGTAAGGTAGTCAGGGATTGTCAGGTGTCAAGCGTAGTCAGTCATTGTAACTTCAGTCATTGACGTACACAATGACAGTCCATGACTACACATGACAACCCTTGACCACACCTGACAGCCTCTGACCTGAAGAATCCGGCGGTCAAAAAAGAATTGATTGACATTTCCATAACATTAGGCCGACGGCCGAAAGCCGAAAGCCGAAGTAAAACCTAACCCTATGTCAACAACAACCAACAATTCCCAACCTTCGCTGCTTTCGC harbors:
- a CDS encoding Gfo/Idh/MocA family oxidoreductase codes for the protein MTTHTIGIIMNGVTGRMGTNQHLLRSIKAIIEQGGVKISSDEAIMPDPILVGRNEAKLQALCKQSGVQKYTTDLDSVMSDPHYQIYFDAQVTGRRAAAVKKAIQAGKHIYCEKPTGTTTEEALELYDLATKAGLKNGVVQDKLWLPGLVKLKRLMEAGFFGKVLSVRGEFGYWVFEGTSIPAQRPSWNYRKEDDGGIIVDMLCHWRYVLDNLFGKVKAVSCLGATHIPERVDENGNTYKCTADDACYATFELESDVIAHFNSSWTVRVRRDDLLTLQVDGTHGSAVAGLRDCYIQHYGNTPKPVWNPDIPQPIPFFDGWSKVPEQEIYDNAFKAQWELFLKHIVKDTPFPWDLKAGARGVQLAEKGLESWEKRQWVDVEEL
- a CDS encoding 3-ketoacyl-ACP reductase; amino-acid sequence: MKKTALITGGSRGIGFGIARALAKEGYNLAINGVRDEAGAAAALNELRELGAEVAYCQGSIADAADREAIIEKAYSVFGQINLLVNNAGIAPRVRLDVLETTIGNYREVMTTNLEGPFFFTQAIGKRMAAAKQDNHAFEAAIIFVTSISATVASVNRGEYCISKAGLAMTNLLFAVRMAEYNIPVYEIRPGIIATDMTSKVQEKYDNLFQSGIALQPRWGTPEDVGKAVASLTRGDFPYSTGQVIGVDGGMLIDRL
- a CDS encoding sugar phosphate isomerase/epimerase family protein, producing the protein MENITLDRCCIHTITTKPWGLSEAVENYAAAGVKGISVWQNATEGIGPHRAGEIIRAAGLEIVSYVRGGFFPHTSSAGRAQAIDHNRKLLEEAAALGAPMIVLVCGASPDQPLEISRDQIREGIAAILPLAEKLGVKLAIEPLHPMYAADRSAINTLAQANDMAEHFQSPFVGVAVDVYHLWWDGDLEKEIARCGAKGNLLAYHVCDWKVNTIDLLNDRGLMGEGCIDLKKIRGWVEATGFNGFCEVEIFSNIHWAKEQHLFLSEITEAFLKTV